The genomic segment GGCGATAGCCTGCCGGGCATTGTCATCGATATCTATGGCGATGCGGCTTCGGTGCAACTACGTACCCTTGGAACTGCCAAACTCGCCCCGGTGATCACGCAATTCCTTGAAAACCATCTCGGTATTGCGCATATCTATCTACGGACCGAAACCAAGGAGGAGGGCGAGGGCAAATGGATCAAAGGGGAAGAGGCCGAGCGAACCTTCACCGAGAACGGCGTTTCCTTTTACGTGGACATCGCAACGGGGCAGAAGACAGGCTTTTTCCTGGATCAGCGCGACAACAAGACCCTCCTGAAAAGCATGGCCAAGGGCCGCCGAGTGCTCAATGCATTTTCCTACAGCGGTGCATTTTCCGTTTATGCCTTGGCGGGCGGCGCCGTTTCCGTGGATTCCGTCGATATTTCTGCCTCTGCTGCCGAATTGGCGACCCGCAATGTTATGCTCAATTTTGGGGAGAACGAAAACCATTCGGCCATCAAGGCGGATGCGTTCAAGTTTTTGGCCGAAATGGAAAAGGACAAATATGACTTGATCATTTTGGATCCGCCTGCTTTTACAAAGCATATTTCGACCGTGCAAAAGGCCGCGCGCGGCTACAAGGAGATCAATTTGAAGGCCATGCAACGCATCGCCCCGGGCGGATTGTTGTTTACCTATTCCTGCTCCCAGCACATTTCAACGGACCTCTTTCGGAAGATCGTTTTTGGAGCAGCTGCGGATGCGGGACGCGAAGTGCGCATTGTGCATCAAATGACCCAAGCACCGGACCATCCGGTGAGCATTTACCACCCGGAAGGGGAGTACCTCAAGGGGCTTTGCCTCTATGTGGAATAGGATAGGAACCTAGCCTGCGGATGTCTCTCTGATTGGAAATCCAAGCGGAAATTGCACCCGAGTTGGATTCGCAAATTCATCATGATTCTGACGAATCGCCTCAAAGTGGTGCAAAAATTTTTGCACCATGTCAAGGGCAAGCCGCCGGCGGGCGAAGGGTACCGACATTTATTCGACCGAACTTTGTCGGAGAACTGATTGTCGCATACCCATTTTTCCCGTGGAACAACATCGCGGTAGCTTGCCCTTGAAAGTGCATCATGCTTTGATCCTGAAATAATCTACGCTTCACTTGATCGAATCGGCTTGCTGTTGGACACAGCTAGTCGACCATATAGGCAGCTTCTTCTGGCAGCCTGATCGAATAGATAATCTTGCGCACCGTGTCAAATTGCAGGTAGGGATAAGCCTCCAACAAGGCATCAATCGCTTCCTGTGACTTCAGGCCACGCCTGCGCATCATTTTGTACTCGCGTTTGATCTCGAAATCACGCAATACTTTGCGGTTGATCAGATTGAGATCAAGCAAGACACGAAACAGATCATCGGGCAAGATCTGACGAATCGGATTACTCATTTTAATACCCTCCTTTAATGTTCTTGTGTACTGAAACTAAAGGTAGAGATCAGTCATAAAACCTTTTAATTAGCTAAAACCACTATTTTCTAAAAGGTAAATCCTATCGTCATATAAATATTGTTCGCAGAAATTCTATTAATCAACTCCGGAGAATAGGCCGACAAATCTTGCAGTGTATAGAGCAATCTTCGGTCTGCCGACGTCTCATGTGTAAATGCAAGGTCAATATAGAAGGATTTTTTCTTGATTCCAAGTCCCAGCGAAAAAAGTTGCTTTCCGCCCTTCAAACTTTTGATGGTGTTGTCGGGATATTCGTAGTAGTTCAGGAATTCCTTTTTGAGGATCGGGCTGTAAAACCCAAAGCCGGCACGTGCACGGCCTGGTCCGAAACGCAATTCGCCTCCCGCCCTAAAATTGTAGGCACCCGCAAACAAATCTCGAATCGCCTGATTCTCGTCCCGGAAAGCATAATAATAGGAGCTGCCCAACTTTGCACTGGACTTGAATTTTGCCGTCGTATAGTCGGTGTAGTCAAAATCCGCAGAAACGAATCCACGCTTGCCAAACAAGGCCATTCCACCCAGCGTGACTTTAAAAGGTGTCGTAAGGTTGTAGCTGAAAGCGCCGTCAGGAACTTCGTCCTTCTGCCGGGGATTGAGATCGCCATCAATGTAGCCCACGATTTCGCTGTAGTAGCGGTCGGTCATGTTGATGAGTGTCGGGGTTGTGACGCTGAGTCCCACCCGCAAAAAGTCCAAGGGTTTGGCAATCACTCCCAAACGCAAATTCAGGCCCGATCCCGTGGTGGAAAAACCATTTGTAAAGGTCGAGGATGTATAAGGTGTACTGTCATTGGCCCAGGTGTTGTGGACGTTGTTGATGTCAGCCTCTTCGAATACCATTTCGGTCTGATAACGAAGGTCTTGAATGCCAACCGTTCCCCCGAAATAAAGCAGGTCATTGACGTTTGCTGCGAATCCAACCGACCATTCGTTGGTGCGGCCGATTTCTGCGATAGTCAAGGTCTGCTGCACCTGACCGCCATTGGCGGCGCCTATGTAGTTGCCATCCTGCCCCGAGGTATCGATGGCATACGCCCACCAGGCTTGGCCGGCATAGCCGTCATCTACGTCCATTTCAGCGGCTGTCGACCCATTGGCGAGCGCGGCGAAATATTGCGTGATGCTATTTTGCGAATTGTACGCCGAAACTTCGGTGGATCTCCCGAGTTGTGCCGTTTGGTTGAATCCCAAGGAAAATGCGTAGGACTTCAATCCCTTTTCGGCTTCTTCCCGGGTACGCGTTGCGCGGTTCCATTTCGCAACGCGATCCGAATAAACATAGCCCATGTTGCTGAATCCGAATCGGCTGTAGCCTGTGGTGGCCGTCTGATCCAGATACGTGCTTTTATTGGAGATAATCCGCATGGCAGGCGTGACCATGAATTCACTGCTGCGGTACAGCGCCAATCCTGCCGGATTTAAGGTTCCTGCTGAAAAATCCGCTCCAACGGCCGAAAAAGCCCCTGCAAGTCCCAAGGACCTTGCCGTTCCAATCGGTCCCGGTGACATGTACCGGAAAGCATCAAGCTCATTTTGTGCAAACACAGTTGAGCCAACGCAGAGCATTGCAAGGGTAAACCCTATGGCCTTTCGCCTCAAATTCATGGACATAGTCGGTTATCTAGGCCTTGAGCTGCCGCCACCACTGTTGCTGGGTCGGCTACTTCCACCATTGGATGGGCTTGGAGCCGAGAATGTTGGTGTTGGCCTTGAAGGTGCTGATTCATAGCTCCTTGAAGGAGTGGAGTACGTGTCATTCCGCGGACGGCTATAGCTGTCATTTGCTGGACGGGAATTGCCGTTGTCGTTGCGAGGCGCACTGTAATTGCCCTCATTTGCAGGACGGGAATTGCCGTTGTCGTTGCGGGGAGTGCTGTAATTGCCATTCGTCGTCGGCCTTGAATTGCCGTTGATGTAACGCGGCGTACTGTTGTTTTCGTTGACTGCCGGACGGGTGGAGCCGTTGTCACGTGGACTGCTGTATTCCTCCGTATTGGTAGGACGGGTCACATTGCCAGTGTTGGGCTGGGAATAGGTTGGGCGATCCACACCCTGCGAATTGCGTCCAGTTTCCGCGTTGCCTGCATTGGCTTTGATGGCTGCCTTGTTGTTCAAATCCCCTACCGGACGGCTAGGGGTGGTGACCACAGGATAATTGCCTTGATAGGGGCGTACCGATCTTGGATTCAAAACCGGCTGATTGCCAGGACGGCCAGAAGTATTCAGGCTGCTTGGATTGTTGCGCGGGCCTACGGAAGTGCTAGCAGTACTCGTTCCGTTGCCAAAATTGGTGCCGCCACCATAGTAACCGGGCGCACCACACCAACCGTTTCCGTAGGCATTGCCTCCGAATCCACCATAACCACCGCCATAATAGTTGCTGTAGCCACCGTAGCCACCGCCATATCCATAGCCGCTATAGCCAAAGTTGGAGTAGGAGCCGTAGCCGATAGACCAACCGTTTCCATACCAAGGTTGGTTGAAATAGTATTGCGAAGGATAAAAGGCATAACCGGGTTGGCCCCAGCCTGATGTCCATGCATAACTTGGACCATTATAATAGTAGGGATCGTACCACCATGGGCTGTTGTTGTAATACGACCAAGTGGGGGTTCCAATGGCGTAGTAGGGGTCATAGGAATAATAGGGATCGTAGTAATTCCAGCTATTGCTGTTGAAGCGACGTACCTGACGTGAGTAATAATAGTCGTCGTCGGCATACGGGTCCCTGTCATAGGCGCCTTCGGTTTCGCCATTTTTGGCAGCGAGACCTTGGTCGTAACTGCCGGATGCGGAACGCGTATTGTCGTTTTCCTCGGCTGATGCGGGCTCATCTGGAATGGCAGCCTCCGCGAGGGCACGCGACCTTTCAGATGCAGCTTGATCTGCACGGCGGTCGTCACGGTTGTAATAAACGTCATCCACCTCGCCACCTGCTGTTGCAATCCTCGTTCCGGTGCAACCTGTAAGTGCCATGAATGCAACGGCAACTGCTGTCAAAATGCGCGTTTTCATAACCCTTCCCTCATTTAATATTTTCACGATTCTACGATTCTCTCTAAATTTGGCGCTCTTCACGCTCCTGTGCCCAAAAATACACAATCGGCACTTAAGAGTAAAAGTAAGCAAAAATTATACCATATATCCTTTTATGTCCCAGAAGCTTCCTACCCGCGCCGAAGACTATTCACAGTGGTACATTGAAATCGTAAAACGTGCCGAATTGGCACAAAATTCGCCCACGAGGGGTTGTATGGTCATCCGGCCGTATGGATACAGCATCTGGGAAAAAATGCAGGCGCAGTTGGACGGAATGTTCAAGGAAACAGGACACGTCAATGCCTACTTTCCTTTGTTGATCCCGAAATCGTTCCTCAGCAAGGAGGCACAGCATGTCGAGGGATTTGCCATGGAATGCGCCGTCGTGACCCACCACCGCCTCCGCCGCAACGCGGCTGGCACGGGTGTCGAAGTCGATCCTGAAGCCAAGCTCGAAGAAGAATACATCATCCGCCCAACCTCGGAAACGATCATTTGGGATACCTACCGCGACTGGATTCAATCCTACCGCGACCTGCCGTTGCTCATCAACCAATGGGCCAACGTCATGCGCTGGGAAATGAAACCACGTCTGTTCCTCCGCACCGCCGAATTTCTCTGGCAAGAAGGCCATACCGCCCATGCCACCGCCGAAGAAGCCGTCGAGGAAACCATGAAGATGCTGGACGTCTATACCAAGTTTGCCGAGGAATTCCTCGCCATTCCGGTCATCCGTGGCCTCAAGCCTGAGCACGAGAAGTTTCCAGGCGCCGTCGACACCTACTGTATCGAGGCGATGATGCAGGATGGCAAGGCTTTGCAAGCCGGTACAAGCCACTTCCTCGGGCAAAACTTTGCCAAGGCATTCGACGTCACCTTCCTCGACCAAGCCAACCAACGCGACCACGTTTGGGCGACCTCTTGGGGCGTTTCCACCCGTTTGGTCGGCGCGTTGATCATGGCGCACAGCGATGACGACGGCCTCGTGCTGCCTCCGACCGTGGCACCTTACCAAGTTGTGATCGTTCCATTGGCCAACAAGCCCGAGGAAAAAGAATTGGTCGCCAAAGCCGTCAAAAATCTGGAGGCACACCTCAAGGATCACGGCATCCGCGTCAAGGTCGACGACGATGACAGCAAACGTCCAGGCTGGAAATTTGCCGAATGGGAGCTCAAGGGCGTGCCCGTGCGCATCGTCTTGGGTGCACGTGACCTCCAAAACAAAGTATTGGAAGTCGCCCGCCGCGACACCAAAACCAAGGAAAGCGTCCCGATGGAAGGTTCGCTCACCTATATCCAGAATCTGCTCGCAGACATCCAAAAGAGCCTTTTCGAACGTGCCAAGGCACATCGCGCAGCCAATATGCACCGCGTCGATGACTTCGCACGTTTCAAGGAGATCATCGACAGTGAGGCTGGCGGATTTGCTTTTGCGCACTGGGATGGCACCCGCGAGACAGCCGAGGCGATCAAAGAGGAAACGAAAGCGACGATTCGCTGCATTCCTTTGGACGGCGACAAGGAGGAAGGGGTTTGTGTCTACTCCGGCAAGCCCTCCACGCAGCGGGTCATTTTTGCAAAGGCGTATTGATTGTATTCTTTCCTAGGTTTGGGCTTGTCGTTTCTTCTGCGGAAGCGATAAGCCCAAGTTTTTTATTGAGAATCAAAGTTTTACGATCAGTTTGGAGTGCTGTTCTTTTCCGGATGCGAGTGTCAGCAGGTAAATGCCCGCAGCAAAGTCTTCAAGATCGATTGAAAAGGTCGGGTTTTCCGGGACCACTTCGATTTCGTTTTCCATGACCTTGCTGCCCAAAATGGAGTAAACCGAATACTTCCAACGGGATTTTGAATCATGCTTGATCGTGACATTGAAGTTGCCATTGCTTGGATTGGGGTGAACGAAGAGGGAGGGCTCGCCGGAAATGAAGGTCGCGGTGAATGCCGCATCTGCCCAAGTTGAGGTTCGGAGCTCGACAGGCATGGTGATTTTAAGTCCATCTTCCCCTGATGCGATCTCAGTCGAAAGATACATTGCCCCCGTCTGCGTGTCATACCAATTGACCCGATAAAGGCCTCTACGTGTGACCGGAAACGTCCCGAAATGTTCATTTGAACTGATTGGCGGGCGATCTTGGCTGGCCCAGGTATTGAGGTAGTTGTGTTGGTAGCCTCTCCACAACCTAAAAAAAGTGAAACTTGTATCCTGAACCCAGCCGTAGATTTGATCATGGACGTTGTCCATCAGGTATTCCCATTTCAGGCCGTTTTCAAACGAACGATGGGGTGCATTGAGGGCGGATAACGGAGGCAATATTTTCGAGTAGGCACTTACGCCAATGTATTGATTCAGCGCATTGTTGCCCAATACCTCGACTTCATGCGCCCAAACCGAATGAAGCCCCATCGAGCCATTGAACAACCCTGCCCAAACTAGATTGTGCATCTCGTAGTAATTTGAGTCGAATGATACATGCGCCGCAGTCCATCCCATCTCCATAATTGCAACCGGTTTGTTGTGCTTCAAGTTTAATTGATAGACAACATCAGCAAATGAGTACTCACCCGGCTGCATCCATTCCGTCGAATTGGGAGGCCCGTAGTCGAAATACCAATGGATATTGACAAAATCCATCTTGTCATTGATCAAATCACCCAGGATCGTGTCTCCCGGATTCCCAAGTCCAACGCTAATGAGATGTTGGTTTGGATCCACACTTTTGAGGTAATCGTACATCGTGGATGCCCAGTTGCTGTAAATCTCTGGAACATTGGAAGGCCGAGGGGCATAATGCGGATGCAAATCGTTCATGTACCGTTCGGGATCGGAAGCCATTTCATCGATCAGCTCAAATGCCATCAAATTCGTGCAGTATCCCCAACGACTCACGATGTACCGGAATAGCTTTTTTTGCTGGCTGATCGACTCTGGATGCGAGAAAAATTCGTATTTGCTCTTGCATGGACCAACCTTGTCGGGGGAAGTTGGCCGATACCTCGCATCCTCGTAGAAATAGTAGGGGTTGTAGAGCGAGAAACATCCATAACCGGTTCCTGAAACTGGAATTCCTTGCGAATTCGTATCTGGAATGTACACCATTGCTTGGGTAACAGGGTCCACATAGTAGTAACTTCCGGGGATCCACGAAGTCAGCTGCAGCCCATAAAGCGAGGTTGATATTCACTCCCTTTTCCTTGGCATAGTCCATCACCTCGTCAAGCTGCCATGCATCGTGCTGATTGTAATAGCTGTAAAAAGTCTTTTGAAGCACAAAATCCCTGCCGGTGAGGCTGAGTCCTTCATAAAAGTTCAATTCGAATCGATTGTAGGTCACGCCATTGGCCGCCATGCCGTCCATGTAGTGTTTGGCAATGTTGGTTCCTTTTTCTGTGCCATTGCTACTGGCGCGCCAGGGTGCGACTAACCACCAAGGGTAGGAATCCCCGATCGGGAAATAGGGATCTCCTGAATCGTATTTCAGATACCGATTGTTCGCAGCAGAAATGAATCCCTTCTCGTCGGTAGGCGTGACCTCAAAGGTGAAGTGGTTGGTCATTGGCTCAGTCGTGGTTCCACTCGAATCCCGAGCAGTCATTGAAAACGTCCAATGACCAGTTTCATGAGGTGAAAAGCGGAATTTCCAATGGTTCCCACCCGTCGGGACCAAGATTTCGTTGGAAGTCGCAGCACCATCGTCGGTTTTCAAGTAGCCTTCGTAGTAGAAACCAAAGACTTTGGACACTTTTCCCGACGGGGAGACAAATTCGGCCCAACAATCAATTTCATCATAGTCATAGGGGTTGTTGTAGGTCCCAAGGTCAAAGCTGATTTCGAATTTCTGGTACTTTCCAATCGTGTTGGGAAAGACGATATTGCTGATACTTGGAGCAGCACAAACGACACTCCAGTTCAGTAGGACGCAAAAAGGCAGTAAGTATCTCATTCTCATGATCTGTGGCGAAGATGTTGTAAATCAAAAATAGGCTATTTCCCGTTGCGCTCGTAGGGGTCCTCGGGAATTGGATCGATTTCGACTTCTCCCGTTTGAAGTTCATGATTAACTTTGCAGCCTGAAATCCAATTGGAAAAGTTTAGTGAGAGGGGGGGGGGGGAGAGGAGGGGGGGCTAAGGGAGCAGGGGGGCAGAGGGGGGGGGGGGGCGCAGTTCCGAGAGAACGAAGCCGCCGGCAAGGCGGAAGGCTTGACGGCGCCGAAGAACAGAGACGAAGAAAGGGAGAAATCCAATTGGAAATTCATGATTTGTTGGCATTTGCAAAGCAGAGCGAATTTATTTCTGGCTTTCCGTCGGATTTTGGGTGTCAATCATTCGTAAAACTGAAGTTAAAGTATAAGATGAAACTTACATTTCTTTGTAGCTCGGCCCTGTTGATGTTGCTGCTATTCTCTTGTGAATCCGGGAAGTCTGGCAACACAAACGATGGAACAGATTCAGTCAAAACCGACACCGTGGTGGTTGCACCTGAGCCGGTAGCACCCATCTACAACTCCCCGGAAGGTGCCGTGAGCGATGGCGAATTCCTCTACGTCTCCAACCTCGGTGTCGAACGCGCACCCTCCGTCAAAGACGGTGACGGCCGCATCATGAAACTGAACATGGAGGCCAATGACTGGCTCGACAAAGACAAGTGGGCAGCCCTTAAACTCGATGCACCCAAAGGAATGGGCGTGATCGGTCGCACACTGTATGTGACGGATATTGATCGCGTTGTAGCGATTGATCTGGACAAGGTCGAGCAAAAAGGCGTTGTCGATTTTTCGAGCGTCAAGACCTCCTTCCTCAATGACATTGCCGTCATGAACGACAGCACGCTGTTGGTCAGCGGCACGGACGTGAATGCGATCTTCAAGGTGAATGTGAACACCATGGCATTCGAAAAGATGAAAACCGGCAAGCTCAATGGCCCCAATGGTCTGGTCTATTCCAGCGAAGACGGCAAGATCTACTGTGTCGAATACGGTTCCAAGGCCAATGCAGCAGGACGCATCCTCGCCATTGATGCCAACTCGGGTGCGATCAAGCAAATCGGCGAACATACCGGCGGGCTCGACGGTCTCGCCATGAATTCCGACGGCGGGTTGCTGTTCACCGACTGGAACATCGCCCACCTTGCCAAAGTCGGCATGGACAATGGCAGCAAAGTGACCGAGCTGAGTGACAGCATCCAAGGACCTGCCGATTTTTACTTCGACCTGAAAACGAAGCGCAAGTATGTTCCCGCCATGCTCGAGGATACCTTGCACATCGTCACCGTCGAATAATCCGATTCGTAGGCAAATGAAAATCAAAGACATCGCGCGGGCTATCGAGGAATTCGCCCCGGCATCGTTGGCGGAATCTTACGACAATGTGGGCCTGCTTGTCGGCGATCCAAATGCCGAGGCGACCGGCGTGCTCATCAACCTTGATGTCACGGAGGAGCTGATCGACGAGGCTGTCGAAGCGGGTATCAATATCATCGTCACGCACCATCCGATTTGGTTCACGGGAATCAAGCGGCTGATCGGAGACAATTATGTGAGCCGGATCATCCTCAAAGCCATTCGTGAAAACGTGGCCTTGTATGCTTGCCATACCAATCTTGACAATGTGCAAGACGGCGTCAACCGCATGATCGGTGAGCGAATGGGCATTGAAAACATGCGCATTCTCAGCACCAAACGCGAGCAATTGCTCAAATTGGTGTTTTATGGCCATGCCGAGGAACTTGCGATCCTCTCCGATGCGGTGTTTGCAGCAGGTGCACGCGACCTTCGCACCACGGATGTGGGTCGGCAAGGACGTGTCGAATGCATCATGCCAAGCTATCGGAAAGGGGCAATTTTGAACGCCTTGCGCGCTGCACATCTTGGCCAAGAGCTTGTTTATCACGTCTTGCCCACCTTGGATACTGACAGTGAAACGGGTTCCGGAATGATCGGAATGCTCCCTGAGCCCATCTCCAAGCCGGATTTTCTGGCAATGGTCAAGGAGCGGTTTGGCTGCGGCGCGATCCGATACGCAGATGCAGGCATCGAAAAGGTACAACGTGTTGCTTGGTGCGGCGGCGCGGGCAGTTTCTTGATTTCGAATGCGATTTCAGCTGGCGCGGACGCTTTTATCACCGGCGACATTACTTATCACAAGTTTTTTGACAGTGAGGGCCGGATTTTGCTGCTCGACATCGGGCATTTCGAATCCGAACAGTTTACTTCAAATCTTTTGCATAGCTATTTGTCAGAAACTTTTCCTACTTTTGCGGTTCGTTTGTCTAGAATAGTCACCAATCCAGTTAAGTACTGCTGAGCCTATGGACGGTATTGTTGAAAAATTGAGAGCATTGGCAAAGCTCCAATGGGTGGATTCCCAGCTTGATAAGATCATCGTTTTGCGTGGCTCCTTGCCAGAGGAAGTCGATGACTTGGAATTTGAAATCCAAGGTTTGGAAGGCAAAAAGGGCAAAATTGAAGAAGACATTGCCGAGTTGCAGGTAGAAATCCTGAAGCGCAATGGCAACATCAAAGATTTTGGTGCCCAGATTCGCAAGTATGAGGAGCAACTCAACACGGTCAAAAACAGCCGTGAGTACGAGGCGCTTACCAAAGAGGTGGAATACGCCAATTTGGAGATCTTGACTTCTGAAAAGAAGATCAACCAACTCAAGGATCAAATCGAGCAGAAGAATACGTTGTTGTCTGACACACAGGCGCAAGTAGATGAGCGCAGCAACGACCTTCGTGAGAAGCAAAAGGAGCTGGAAATCATCATCAAGGAAACTGAGATGGAAGAAGCCCGTCTCCGTGACGAAAGTGATGAAGCGAGCAAGCTCGTCGACAAGCGTATCCACGATGCCTACGGCAAAATTCGCCGCAACATGCGCAACGGTTTGGCGATCGTATCGACCGACCGCGACGCTTGCGGGGGTTGCTTTGCGATCATTCCTCCACAGACACAGTTGGAGATTCGCCAGAAAAAGAAATTGCTCTTCTGCGAAAACTGTGGCCGCATGTTGGTGGACCAGAGCTTTTTCTCAGAATTTGAAGAAGCACATACCGTTGAGCACGTTTAATGTGCTTGAGGCGTGATGCTGATCAAGAAAATACAAGGCGTTCCTTTTCGGGAACGTCTTTTTTTTCATCCATGGCAGGGTTTTTGAACGTGTGAGGGAAATGCGGAAATGCTTTTCATTGCTGCTGTTGTTGCTGTCGACTTCGCTTTCCTTGTGGTCGCAGTCCGCGCGTAGCCTTGAAATTGAAACCGCCATCGGAAATTTGGAGCTTGACAAAGCGACCGCGCTCACGTTTCAAGAACCAACCGACAAACTGCGGCTATATTATCAGACCCGCATCCTGTTTATCCGCTATTTGGTCAATGAGGATGCTGCCCGTTTGAATGCTTTTTTGGAGCAAAGCAAACGCGCCTTGGATGTTACCCAAAAGTTATCCAACACCGATCCGGAGCGGGATATGATCGCTGCCGAATTGTTTTTCCTACGTGGTGCGGTCAAGGC from the Bacteroidota bacterium genome contains:
- a CDS encoding class I SAM-dependent rRNA methyltransferase encodes the protein MNYPQLVLKSGRDRAVRNRHPWIFSGAVKERPAKVGEGEIVAVCTNDGEVLGLGHYAPQSTLICRLFHFGKDEVTIDAEFWHRKLLAAWTYRTKVLDLQTTTGYRLVHAEGDSLPGIVIDIYGDAASVQLRTLGTAKLAPVITQFLENHLGIAHIYLRTETKEEGEGKWIKGEEAERTFTENGVSFYVDIATGQKTGFFLDQRDNKTLLKSMAKGRRVLNAFSYSGAFSVYALAGGAVSVDSVDISASAAELATRNVMLNFGENENHSAIKADAFKFLAEMEKDKYDLIILDPPAFTKHISTVQKAARGYKEINLKAMQRIAPGGLLFTYSCSQHISTDLFRKIVFGAAADAGREVRIVHQMTQAPDHPVSIYHPEGEYLKGLCLYVE
- a CDS encoding proline--tRNA ligase — protein: MSQKLPTRAEDYSQWYIEIVKRAELAQNSPTRGCMVIRPYGYSIWEKMQAQLDGMFKETGHVNAYFPLLIPKSFLSKEAQHVEGFAMECAVVTHHRLRRNAAGTGVEVDPEAKLEEEYIIRPTSETIIWDTYRDWIQSYRDLPLLINQWANVMRWEMKPRLFLRTAEFLWQEGHTAHATAEEAVEETMKMLDVYTKFAEEFLAIPVIRGLKPEHEKFPGAVDTYCIEAMMQDGKALQAGTSHFLGQNFAKAFDVTFLDQANQRDHVWATSWGVSTRLVGALIMAHSDDDGLVLPPTVAPYQVVIVPLANKPEEKELVAKAVKNLEAHLKDHGIRVKVDDDDSKRPGWKFAEWELKGVPVRIVLGARDLQNKVLEVARRDTKTKESVPMEGSLTYIQNLLADIQKSLFERAKAHRAANMHRVDDFARFKEIIDSEAGGFAFAHWDGTRETAEAIKEETKATIRCIPLDGDKEEGVCVYSGKPSTQRVIFAKAY
- a CDS encoding T9SS type A sorting domain-containing protein, which codes for MSRWGYCTNLMAFELIDEMASDPERYMNDLHPHYAPRPSNVPEIYSNWASTMYDYLKSVDPNQHLISVGLGNPGDTILGDLINDKMDFVNIHWYFDYGPPNSTEWMQPGEYSFADVVYQLNLKHNKPVAIMEMGWTAAHVSFDSNYYEMHNLVWAGLFNGSMGLHSVWAHEVEVLGNNALNQYIGVSAYSKILPPLSALNAPHRSFENGLKWEYLMDNVHDQIYGWVQDTSFTFFRLWRGYQHNYLNTWASQDRPPISSNEHFGTFPVTRRGLYRVNWYDTQTGAMYLSTEIASGEDGLKITMPVELRTSTWADAAFTATFISGEPSLFVHPNPSNGNFNVTIKHDSKSRWKYSVYSILGSKVMENEIEVVPENPTFSIDLEDFAAGIYLLTLASGKEQHSKLIVKL
- a CDS encoding DUF5060 domain-containing protein, with product MRYLLPFCVLLNWSVVCAAPSISNIVFPNTIGKYQKFEISFDLGTYNNPYDYDEIDCWAEFVSPSGKVSKVFGFYYEGYLKTDDGAATSNEILVPTGGNHWKFRFSPHETGHWTFSMTARDSSGTTTEPMTNHFTFEVTPTDEKGFISAANNRYLKYDSGDPYFPIGDSYPWWLVAPWRASSNGTEKGTNIAKHYMDGMAANGVTYNRFELNFYEGLSLTGRDFVLQKTFYSYYNQHDAWQLDEVMDYAKEKGVNINLALWAAADFVDPRKLLLCGPCYPSNGVHSRYEFARNSSFRNRLWMFLALQPLLFLRGCEVSANFPRQGWSMQEQIRIFLASRVDQPAKKAIPVHRESLGILHEFDGI
- a CDS encoding Nif3-like dinuclear metal center hexameric protein yields the protein MKIKDIARAIEEFAPASLAESYDNVGLLVGDPNAEATGVLINLDVTEELIDEAVEAGINIIVTHHPIWFTGIKRLIGDNYVSRIILKAIRENVALYACHTNLDNVQDGVNRMIGERMGIENMRILSTKREQLLKLVFYGHAEELAILSDAVFAAGARDLRTTDVGRQGRVECIMPSYRKGAILNALRAAHLGQELVYHVLPTLDTDSETGSGMIGMLPEPISKPDFLAMVKERFGCGAIRYADAGIEKVQRVAWCGGAGSFLISNAISAGADAFITGDITYHKFFDSEGRILLLDIGHFESEQFTSNLLHSYLSETFPTFAVRLSRIVTNPVKYC